The following coding sequences are from one Camelus dromedarius isolate mCamDro1 chromosome 30, mCamDro1.pat, whole genome shotgun sequence window:
- the C30H8orf89 gene encoding putative uncharacterized protein C8orf89 homolog isoform X2, translating into MPVLSPDIKFETSNVARNSLRSCFLFESSWRKAVLETQKMRKEYTTAFGLEEFKECIKMPCLPGLQNCPKSVSSTPLEVRKRLLRADTKMPPVSHSSENMSSCLQVFYSPLHIAQRPVKEQSWQSRIKKTKAACTVVPLKEKPKGLLRHANSSINFGSGFSDPLSGAPSQYLQRLSKMAILEYDTIRQETTRKLKKSKKQEPRDC; encoded by the exons atgccGGTGCTATCTCCTGACATCAAATTTGAGACTTCTAATGTTGCCAGAAATTCCCTTCgcagttgttttctttttgagagtagttggaggaaagcagttttagaaacacagaagatgaggAAAG AATACACCACAGCATTTGGTCTAGAAGAGTTCAAAGAATGTATCAAAATGCCATGTTTACCAggattgcaaaattgccccaaaAGTGTAAGTTCCACTCCACTAGAGGTTCGTAAAAGACTCCTGCGTGCTGATACCAAGATGCCTCCTGTCAG ccattctagtgagaACATGTCGAGTTGCCTGCAAGTGTTTTATTCTCCTCTGCATATTGCCCAGCGCCCTGTGAAAGAACAGTCTTGGCAAAGCAGG ATAAAGAAGACAAAGGCAGCATGTACTGTGGTACCACTTAAGGAGAAACCAAAAG GACTCCTGAGGCATGCTAATTCTTCAATCAATTTTG gTTCTGGCTTCAGCGATCCTCTCTCTGGAGCACCATCTCAGTACTTACAGAGACTTTCCAAAATGGCCATATTGGAGTATGACACCATTCGTCAAGAAAcaaccagaaaattaaaaaagagcaaGAAACAGGAGCCTCGAGACTGCTGA
- the RPL7 gene encoding large ribosomal subunit protein uL30: MEGAEKVVPAKEKKKKVPAVPETLKKKRKNFAELKIKRLRKKFAQKMLRKARRKLIYEKAKHYHKEYRQMYRTEIRMARMARKAGNFYVPAEPKLAFVIRIRGINGVSPKVRKVLQLLRLRQIFNGTFVKLNKASINMLRIVEPYIAWGYPNLKSVNELIYKRGYGKIKKKRIALTDNALIARSLGKYGIICMEDLIHEIYTVGKRFKEANNFLWPFKLSSPRGGMKKKTTHYVEGGDAGNREDQINRLIRRMN; the protein is encoded by the exons ATGGAGGGTGCAGA GAAAGTGGTCCCtgctaaagagaagaaaaagaaggttcCTGCTGTACCAGAAACCCTTAAGAAAAAGCGGAAGAATTTCGCAGAGCTTAAGATCAAGCGCCTGAGAAAGAAGTTTGCCCAAAAGATG CTTCGAAAGGCGAGGAGGAAGCTAATCTACGAAAAAGCTAAGCACTATCATAAGGAATACAGGCAGATGTACAGAACCGAGATTCGAATGGCCAGGATGGCAAGGAAAGCCGGCAACTTCTACGTACCTGCAGAACCCAAATTGGCATTTGTCATCAGAATCAGAGG TATCAATGGCGTGAGCCCAAAGGTTCGAAAGGTGTTGCAGCTTCTTCGCCTCCGTCAGATCTTCAATGGCACGTTTGTCAAGCTCAACAAGGCTTCAATTAACATGCTGAGAATTGTGGAACCATATATTGCATGGGG GTACCCAAACCTGAAGTCAGTAAATGAACTGATCTACAAGCGTGGTTATGGCAAAATCAAGAAGAAGCGAATCGCCCTGACAGATAACGCTTTGATTGCTCGATCTCTTG GTAAATACGGCATCATCTGCATGGAGGATCTGATTCATGAGATCTATACTGTTGGCAAACGTTTCAAAGAAGCAAACAACTTCCTATGGCCCTTCAAATTGTCTTCTCCACGAGGTGGAATGAAGAAAAAGACCACCCATTATGTAGAAGGTGGAGATGCTGGCAATAGGGAAGACCAGATCAACAGGCTTATTAGAAGGATGAACTAA
- the C30H8orf89 gene encoding putative uncharacterized protein C8orf89 homolog isoform X1, which translates to MMENKLEKCLSVKYLFFCFVPVSWIWCSISPSSVLLKEEEKMPVLSPDIKFETSNVARNSLRSCFLFESSWRKAVLETQKMRKEYTTAFGLEEFKECIKMPCLPGLQNCPKSVSSTPLEVRKRLLRADTKMPPVSHSSENMSSCLQVFYSPLHIAQRPVKEQSWQSRIKKTKAACTVVPLKEKPKGLLRHANSSINFGSGFSDPLSGAPSQYLQRLSKMAILEYDTIRQETTRKLKKSKKQEPRDC; encoded by the exons ATGAtggaaaacaaattagaaaaatgtttatctgtgaaataccttttcttttgttttgtacCTGTGTCCTGGATCTGGTGCAGCATCTCACCTTCATCAGTACtgttaaaagaagaagaaaaaatgccGGTGCTATCTCCTGACATCAAATTTGAGACTTCTAATGTTGCCAGAAATTCCCTTCgcagttgttttctttttgagagtagttggaggaaagcagttttagaaacacagaagatgaggAAAG AATACACCACAGCATTTGGTCTAGAAGAGTTCAAAGAATGTATCAAAATGCCATGTTTACCAggattgcaaaattgccccaaaAGTGTAAGTTCCACTCCACTAGAGGTTCGTAAAAGACTCCTGCGTGCTGATACCAAGATGCCTCCTGTCAG ccattctagtgagaACATGTCGAGTTGCCTGCAAGTGTTTTATTCTCCTCTGCATATTGCCCAGCGCCCTGTGAAAGAACAGTCTTGGCAAAGCAGG ATAAAGAAGACAAAGGCAGCATGTACTGTGGTACCACTTAAGGAGAAACCAAAAG GACTCCTGAGGCATGCTAATTCTTCAATCAATTTTG gTTCTGGCTTCAGCGATCCTCTCTCTGGAGCACCATCTCAGTACTTACAGAGACTTTCCAAAATGGCCATATTGGAGTATGACACCATTCGTCAAGAAAcaaccagaaaattaaaaaagagcaaGAAACAGGAGCCTCGAGACTGCTGA